In one window of Gudongella oleilytica DNA:
- the dcm gene encoding DNA (cytosine-5-)-methyltransferase produces the protein MKFIDLFAGIGGFRLGFEREGFECVYSSEIDEHACSVYEANFGENPYSDITKVDPKEIPDFDVLLAGFPCQTFSICGKQKGFYDTTRGTLFFDICRILEAKKPKAFVLENVSNLEKHDKGKTLTIMLDSLHELGYTVNYKVLNAKDFGVPQNRERIIIVGSIDGFLFDFEKLEKKPVISMKPFLDKDGSFDYLNEDEYTLIDKKYINVQKSGLIFVGYRNKKIRTVGVRPGTEHLSRVHKQPNRIYSAEGIHPTIASQETSGRYWILVDGKVRKLTLNECFRFMGFPENFKKVGTIGQLYLRVGNSICVNMVQAVAKEIKNQFFTKGVNVEMTEPMQFLESIYQEAIAMKDISEAGLTKKQLDWVNAIVEKEETQKGVFTVTFTSLTYKCLHPEQDVRLHQANMEGGYSGRTFDTKYVTPFLKSKRFYGAMKESGWLTRSLEQNIPYHKDFPGKISNKKVKEAFLNILDDIETNKADPKKYLKAIIKGSVVEKSKKALVLINPIEAETKLSINDIMLYLHRHFYYKYKSRGASILPVLALYSVYECIVEELKRFKGKKLDALASHTSSDRSSGATGDIVVRNEDGSLYEVVEVKFDIAPDSIMIEDAYKKIATTTIQRYYVLSTESPIDEEYEKIQAVVSRIREEHGCQVIINGVFPTLKYYLRLLENTDKFVERYLYNLANDPEINYEQKLAWNIITNEEND, from the coding sequence TTGAAGTTTATAGATTTATTTGCTGGTATAGGTGGTTTTAGGTTAGGATTTGAACGAGAGGGTTTTGAGTGTGTATATAGTAGTGAAATAGATGAACATGCTTGTAGTGTATATGAAGCTAATTTTGGAGAAAACCCATATAGTGATATAACAAAAGTTGACCCAAAAGAAATTCCAGATTTTGATGTGTTATTAGCAGGTTTTCCTTGTCAAACATTTTCTATTTGTGGTAAACAGAAAGGTTTTTATGATACTACAAGAGGAACGCTTTTTTTTGATATATGTAGAATATTAGAAGCAAAAAAACCTAAAGCATTTGTATTAGAGAATGTTAGTAATCTTGAGAAACATGATAAGGGTAAAACATTAACTATCATGTTAGATAGCTTACATGAGTTAGGATATACAGTAAATTATAAAGTTTTAAATGCAAAAGACTTCGGTGTACCTCAAAATAGAGAGAGAATAATTATAGTAGGTAGTATAGATGGTTTTTTATTTGATTTTGAAAAATTAGAAAAAAAACCTGTTATATCAATGAAACCTTTTTTGGATAAAGATGGAAGCTTTGATTACCTAAATGAAGATGAGTATACTTTAATAGATAAAAAGTATATAAATGTTCAGAAATCTGGATTAATATTTGTAGGATATAGAAATAAAAAAATTAGAACAGTAGGGGTTAGACCTGGAACAGAACATTTATCAAGGGTTCACAAACAACCTAATAGAATTTATTCTGCAGAGGGGATACATCCTACAATAGCATCACAAGAAACAAGTGGAAGGTACTGGATTTTAGTGGATGGGAAAGTAAGAAAATTAACACTTAATGAGTGTTTTCGATTTATGGGTTTTCCAGAAAACTTTAAGAAAGTTGGGACCATAGGTCAGTTGTATCTACGAGTAGGTAACAGCATATGTGTAAACATGGTACAAGCTGTTGCAAAAGAAATTAAAAATCAATTCTTCACAAAGGGGGTAAATGTTGAAATGACAGAACCAATGCAGTTCCTTGAATCAATATATCAAGAAGCAATAGCCATGAAAGATATTAGCGAAGCAGGTTTAACAAAAAAACAGTTGGATTGGGTAAATGCTATTGTAGAAAAAGAGGAAACACAAAAAGGTGTTTTTACAGTAACATTTACAAGTTTAACTTATAAATGTCTACATCCAGAGCAAGATGTTCGATTACATCAAGCAAATATGGAAGGTGGGTATAGCGGAAGAACTTTTGATACTAAATATGTTACACCTTTCTTAAAGAGCAAGAGGTTTTATGGTGCAATGAAAGAGAGTGGTTGGTTGACAAGAAGTTTGGAACAAAATATTCCATACCACAAAGACTTTCCAGGTAAGATTAGTAATAAAAAAGTAAAGGAAGCATTTTTAAATATATTAGATGACATAGAAACAAATAAAGCAGACCCTAAAAAGTATTTAAAAGCAATAATTAAAGGTAGTGTAGTTGAAAAAAGTAAAAAAGCCTTGGTGTTAATAAACCCAATAGAAGCTGAAACCAAATTAAGTATTAATGATATAATGTTATATTTACATAGACACTTTTATTATAAATACAAAAGCAGAGGTGCTTCTATACTTCCAGTTTTAGCCTTATATAGTGTGTATGAATGTATAGTAGAGGAATTAAAGAGGTTTAAGGGTAAAAAATTAGATGCATTAGCATCACATACAAGTAGTGATAGAAGTAGTGGTGCAACAGGTGATATAGTAGTAAGAAATGAAGATGGTAGTTTATATGAGGTAGTAGAAGTAAAATTTGATATTGCACCTGATAGTATCATGATTGAGGATGCGTATAAGAAAATAGCAACAACGACAATCCAAAGATATTATGTATTAAGTACAGAAAGTCCAATAGATGAGGAGTATGAGAAAATACAGGCAGTTGTAAGTAGAATAAGAGAAGAGCATGGATGTCAAGTAATTATAAATGGGGTTTTTCCGACTTTAAAATATTATCTCAGATTATTAGAGAATACTGATAAATTTGTTGAAAGGTATCTTTATAATTTAGCAAATGACCCTGAAATCAATTATGAGCAAAAACTTGCTTGGAACATTATAACAAATGAGGAAAATGATTAA
- a CDS encoding HNH endonuclease, producing the protein MYSYLSPLRRADLIAHDQRLIDLVKEADELIAPHNKALSAFIGRELKRLQSAVKDRIRYTKLKPEDIDTLKRNHHRILTDDWQSINQAINTRSLSASILKLIKRTLQDLKTAPKPAPKPAPKPVMSLSAYIQHFTDSLEAAYAKLMAKRANAYADGVDPIDDIKAGLLASQRAVTQGIDLSGIEETQAKGREFFSHFSNLRAILTACLQIDLYTLSVDSVFTPEVLNHGVIQGILAFTAKLRPHFKTRNLILMYDRLAEELYSSISRHTCGFADALPLPDIAPLSDDVIAITPKAPRIAPDSKPLPFDLTQPIQDILSTLGADVVTTDTEVLSAPDPSTLTPVDDQTLKTIACYLTGSASTPYLFNGDLIIHSPQTNQYLKVLPTIREDGYADYVFTAYNIKALKDRINTLQGVLLADPRYRSSLSPCITHIPQGDPVARQKAIKDMQELADILLAQVNDLYKYDADDYDGDTDYVVTKRTIRQIVQTPYYKPIYLSAHRLAAYVYYPKEYSTYIAAKPTDPITGKPLVYHVHHKDGCRSNNCPKNLEIVSKQTNDTSRSTSKPVIYQGIHYDTIKDFAVANGFSHDALRQAISRAKRQGKTVITHKGLNIHLSNDGSVSINN; encoded by the coding sequence TTGTATTCTTACTTGTCCCCACTCCGTCGAGCCGACCTAATCGCACACGACCAACGCCTAATCGACCTTGTCAAAGAGGCAGACGAGCTTATAGCCCCTCACAACAAAGCTCTCAGTGCTTTTATCGGGCGTGAGCTTAAGCGATTACAGTCAGCAGTCAAAGACCGTATCAGATACACCAAACTAAAGCCTGAGGACATAGACACGCTAAAACGCAACCATCACCGCATCCTAACAGACGACTGGCAATCCATTAACCAAGCTATCAACACACGCTCTTTATCGGCCTCCATCTTAAAACTGATAAAACGCACCCTGCAAGACCTTAAGACTGCACCAAAGCCAGCACCAAAGCCAGCACCAAAGCCAGTTATGTCTTTATCCGCCTACATCCAGCACTTTACGGACAGCTTGGAGGCAGCCTACGCCAAGCTAATGGCTAAAAGAGCCAATGCCTATGCTGACGGTGTCGACCCCATTGACGACATTAAAGCTGGACTGCTTGCATCACAGCGAGCCGTCACCCAAGGTATCGACCTATCAGGCATAGAGGAGACACAGGCAAAGGGCAGGGAGTTTTTCAGTCATTTTAGTAATTTAAGGGCGATTTTAACGGCCTGCTTACAGATAGACCTATATACACTCTCAGTAGATAGCGTTTTTACACCAGAGGTACTAAATCATGGCGTTATACAGGGCATACTTGCTTTTACCGCTAAGCTCCGTCCACACTTTAAGACCCGCAATCTTATACTTATGTATGACCGTCTTGCCGAGGAGTTATATAGCTCTATCAGCAGACACACCTGTGGTTTTGCCGATGCACTGCCTCTACCAGACATCGCACCACTATCAGACGATGTCATAGCAATCACACCCAAAGCTCCCCGCATTGCACCTGACAGTAAGCCGTTGCCCTTTGACTTGACACAGCCTATACAGGATATACTTAGCACCCTTGGTGCAGATGTAGTCACCACGGACACCGAGGTTTTATCCGCACCAGACCCCAGCACCTTAACGCCAGTCGACGACCAGACCCTAAAAACCATAGCCTGCTACCTTACAGGTAGTGCCTCCACTCCGTACTTGTTTAATGGCGACCTGATAATCCACAGCCCCCAAACAAACCAATACCTAAAAGTCCTGCCCACCATACGAGAGGACGGCTACGCAGACTACGTATTTACTGCCTACAACATCAAAGCCCTAAAAGACCGCATTAACACTTTACAGGGGGTTTTATTAGCCGACCCAAGGTATCGTAGTAGTCTGTCACCATGTATCACCCATATCCCGCAGGGCGACCCTGTAGCACGTCAAAAAGCCATTAAGGATATGCAGGAGTTGGCCGACATACTGTTAGCTCAAGTTAATGACCTCTACAAGTACGATGCTGATGATTATGATGGCGATACCGATTATGTTGTCACCAAACGCACCATACGTCAGATAGTCCAGACCCCGTACTACAAACCGATTTATCTGTCTGCACATCGTCTGGCAGCCTATGTCTACTACCCTAAGGAGTACTCAACTTATATAGCAGCCAAACCAACCGACCCTATAACGGGCAAGCCATTGGTTTACCACGTCCACCACAAAGATGGGTGCCGAAGCAACAACTGCCCAAAAAACCTTGAAATCGTATCTAAGCAGACAAACGACACAAGCAGGAGTACCAGCAAACCCGTGATTTATCAGGGCATCCATTATGACACAATCAAAGACTTTGCTGTTGCCAATGGGTTTAGCCATGATGCACTACGCCAAGCAATCAGCAGGGCAAAGCGGCAAGGCAAAACTGTTATTACCCATAAAGGGCTCAACATACATTTATCTAATGATGGTAGCGTATCAATCAATAACTAA
- a CDS encoding DNA cytosine methyltransferase, with the protein MLTLGSLFDGSGGFPLGAVLTGIEPLWASEIESFPIRVTTKRLPRMKHLGDINKIDGSKVQPVDIVTGGFCCQDLSVAGKRAGLHGELSGLFFQVIRIIKEMLAATGNEYPKFAVLENVPDIYSSNGGLDFQEVLNELVRIKDESAEAHPRLSVSFNIEIDLQIQPDHTTLPKSEKHLNRPHANR; encoded by the coding sequence ATGCTTACGCTCGGTTCGCTTTTCGACGGCTCCGGCGGTTTTCCGCTCGGGGCCGTTTTAACGGGAATCGAACCGCTCTGGGCTTCCGAAATCGAGTCGTTCCCCATACGGGTAACCACCAAACGCCTGCCGCGGATGAAACACTTGGGCGATATCAACAAGATAGACGGTTCCAAAGTGCAGCCCGTGGATATCGTCACGGGCGGTTTTTGCTGCCAAGACCTTTCAGTCGCGGGCAAGCGCGCCGGACTTCACGGCGAGCTGTCGGGACTGTTCTTTCAGGTGATACGAATCATTAAGGAAATGCTCGCCGCCACAGGCAACGAATACCCGAAGTTTGCCGTGCTGGAAAACGTGCCGGATATATATTCCTCAAACGGAGGGCTTGATTTTCAGGAGGTTTTGAATGAACTTGTCCGCATCAAAGACGAAAGTGCGGAGGCGCACCCCCGCCTGTCAGTGTCGTTTAATATCGAGATTGATCTACAAATCCAACCTGACCACACAACCCTCCCAAAATCCGAAAAACATCTAAATCGACCACACGCGAACCGCTGA
- a CDS encoding helix-turn-helix domain-containing protein gives MTTAERIKQARLKAGLSKKELSEKYRIPLRSIQQWEEGSRKPPEYVIDLLVRCLELDFNHEPAEQEQDLSAPKQLIFTDHIGKPLKEPFLSAVKQAYDDRKVQFIPATDDEGNQIENPRKGKLYMVLAPEEYGLDMGFEFRIKEV, from the coding sequence ATGACTACTGCTGAAAGAATTAAGCAAGCACGGCTAAAAGCAGGGCTTTCAAAGAAAGAATTATCTGAAAAATATAGAATTCCTCTAAGAAGTATTCAGCAATGGGAAGAAGGCAGTCGTAAGCCACCAGAGTATGTAATCGACCTATTGGTACGTTGCTTAGAACTTGATTTCAACCATGAACCCGCAGAGCAGGAACAGGATTTATCCGCACCGAAGCAACTTATCTTTACCGACCACATAGGCAAACCGCTTAAAGAGCCTTTTCTATCGGCCGTTAAGCAAGCTTACGACGATAGAAAAGTACAATTCATACCCGCCACAGACGATGAAGGCAACCAGATTGAGAACCCTCGCAAAGGCAAGCTCTACATGGTCTTAGCCCCCGAAGAATACGGCTTAGACATGGGTTTTGAGTTCAGGATAAAGGAGGTATAA
- a CDS encoding recombinase family protein, which yields MKKRKKAVVYLRVSTSMQVDGYSLDAQRASIERYARAFDIDIIDVYKDEGRSGKSIAGREDFIRMFNDIEEGKIDVDYVMVFKLSRFGRNSADVLFSLQKLQQYNVNLICTEEGLNSAQAYSKMMLTVLSAVAELERDNIVDQTMSGRKQKASEGKWNGGFPPYGYGINEDDILVINDKEAEAIRIIYKKYLEGLGFNAISKYLKRQGIDKIPRKNGTLTQWSAKLIKDIIDNPVYCGKIAYGRRTKKKKKGTDNEYQTVKQVKDAYIIAQGKHESIISEEDWIKAQQRREETGVASPSSIGRNRVHILSGILRCPECGGPMYTNKNAWVRKDGTPVERHYYVCSRAYHARGIDCKYKASLREDVIEQDVIKAIKTLSADQGFEEEVKAKIGKTFDTAEIDKELTQYEKALKQATAVKDTLEREIDTLPYDAPHRDRKLQDLNKRLDKAYDDLIEVEQLIDDLKIRRAAIRSNALSVEQIYTLLENFELLFDKLTAEEKRQVISALVKEVEVTKEPSGRKKSDTKSRLRSITFNFPIYYDGNVGDKILWEKDTHVECVVLMSRVK from the coding sequence ATGAAAAAACGGAAAAAAGCAGTAGTGTACTTGCGAGTATCAACATCTATGCAAGTAGACGGCTATTCTTTGGACGCACAAAGAGCGTCCATTGAGCGATATGCAAGAGCCTTTGACATAGATATAATTGACGTTTACAAAGATGAGGGTCGGTCAGGTAAGTCCATTGCAGGGCGAGAAGATTTTATCCGTATGTTCAACGACATTGAGGAGGGTAAAATAGATGTTGATTATGTAATGGTTTTTAAACTCTCACGTTTTGGTCGTAATTCGGCCGATGTGTTATTCTCACTACAAAAACTTCAACAGTACAATGTAAATCTGATTTGCACAGAGGAAGGGCTAAACTCAGCGCAAGCGTATAGTAAGATGATGTTAACAGTTTTATCCGCAGTAGCTGAGCTCGAGCGTGATAATATAGTAGACCAGACTATGTCTGGTCGTAAACAAAAAGCCAGTGAAGGTAAGTGGAATGGAGGTTTCCCGCCATACGGATACGGCATAAACGAGGACGATATTTTAGTAATCAATGATAAAGAAGCCGAAGCCATACGCATTATTTATAAGAAGTACTTAGAGGGTCTTGGGTTCAACGCAATATCAAAATATCTTAAGCGTCAGGGTATAGATAAAATACCTCGCAAAAACGGAACTCTTACACAATGGAGTGCCAAGCTAATCAAAGACATCATCGACAACCCAGTATATTGCGGGAAAATCGCTTACGGACGACGTACAAAGAAAAAGAAGAAAGGTACAGACAACGAGTACCAGACAGTTAAGCAAGTAAAGGACGCCTACATAATTGCTCAGGGAAAACATGAGTCAATTATATCTGAAGAAGATTGGATTAAAGCTCAACAACGCAGAGAGGAAACAGGAGTAGCCTCCCCATCTTCTATCGGGCGCAACAGAGTACACATTTTATCGGGGATACTCCGCTGTCCAGAGTGTGGCGGTCCAATGTATACCAACAAAAATGCGTGGGTGCGTAAAGACGGAACACCAGTGGAGCGCCACTATTATGTATGCTCCCGTGCCTATCACGCAAGAGGAATAGATTGCAAGTACAAGGCGAGCCTGCGAGAGGATGTTATTGAGCAAGATGTAATCAAAGCAATAAAGACTTTATCGGCAGACCAAGGCTTTGAGGAAGAAGTAAAAGCCAAGATAGGTAAAACCTTTGATACAGCGGAAATTGATAAAGAGTTGACTCAGTACGAAAAAGCACTTAAACAGGCAACAGCAGTAAAAGATACATTAGAGCGTGAAATAGATACGCTACCTTACGATGCACCTCACAGAGACAGGAAGTTGCAAGACCTTAACAAGCGATTAGATAAAGCCTATGACGACCTCATCGAGGTTGAGCAACTTATAGATGACTTAAAAATACGTCGTGCAGCAATCAGGTCTAATGCTTTATCGGTAGAGCAGATATACACTCTGCTTGAGAATTTCGAACTCCTCTTTGATAAATTAACAGCTGAGGAAAAACGGCAGGTAATATCAGCATTAGTAAAAGAGGTTGAGGTTACTAAAGAGCCGTCTGGTAGGAAAAAGAGCGACACCAAGAGTCGTTTGAGGTCTATAACCTTTAATTTCCCAATATACTACGACGGTAATGTTGGTGATAAAATTTTGTGGGAAAAAGATACGCACGTTGAGTGCGTGGTGTTGATGTCAAGGGTAAAATGA
- a CDS encoding DNA methyltransferase, whose translation MRKQIKPPTQSEKRRQITDRLRVAPELSDRQIAKMLGVSPTTVGSVRRELADKTVQNGQVDTGAYDWTNHPYIMEHPDILDGLSGRSIRAIKTPGVLDKMMERGSRSPRYCQRLLYKECTRANKNPLLTVTEEDVEVFVDDIRTGLPQIKDESVDLIFVDPPYDVKTVEELYSHISTVAGRILREGGSLLVLCGGANLDKAIVELSTDKRLRYNWTLAYVCKSNGSPLIHSRNVATAVKHVLWYVKGKYEGKMVYDLIEAPPDPDGTDKTYHKWGQSVEGVKELLRRLTKDGDVICDIMCGGGSTVVAALELGGRRVIACDVDEEAVRTTRLRVRRLFGHDR comes from the coding sequence GTGCGTAAGCAAATAAAACCGCCTACGCAAAGCGAGAAAAGACGTCAGATTACCGACAGACTGCGGGTTGCTCCCGAACTGTCTGATAGACAAATTGCCAAGATGTTGGGTGTATCGCCTACTACGGTCGGCTCTGTAAGGCGGGAATTAGCAGATAAAACTGTCCAAAATGGACAGGTGGACACAGGTGCGTACGACTGGACGAACCATCCGTACATAATGGAGCATCCAGATATTCTCGATGGGTTGAGTGGACGGTCGATACGAGCTATAAAGACCCCGGGTGTACTTGATAAGATGATGGAGAGAGGGAGTAGGTCGCCAAGATACTGCCAAAGGTTGTTATACAAGGAGTGTACAAGGGCAAATAAAAATCCTCTGCTGACTGTCACAGAGGAGGACGTCGAGGTGTTTGTTGATGACATTAGGACAGGCCTACCACAAATAAAAGATGAGTCTGTGGATTTGATATTTGTAGACCCTCCGTACGACGTTAAGACGGTCGAGGAGCTTTACAGTCATATATCTACCGTAGCTGGTAGGATATTGAGAGAGGGAGGCTCACTGCTGGTGTTGTGTGGAGGAGCTAATCTTGACAAGGCTATTGTGGAGCTGTCTACGGATAAAAGGTTACGGTACAACTGGACGCTCGCTTACGTCTGTAAAAGCAACGGCTCACCATTGATACATAGTCGTAATGTGGCTACGGCGGTTAAACACGTCTTATGGTATGTCAAGGGAAAGTACGAAGGAAAGATGGTTTACGATTTAATCGAAGCCCCGCCAGACCCTGACGGTACAGATAAAACATACCATAAGTGGGGGCAGAGCGTTGAGGGGGTTAAAGAGCTTTTGCGTCGGCTCACTAAAGATGGCGACGTAATCTGCGACATTATGTGTGGCGGAGGGTCGACTGTCGTAGCTGCCCTTGAGCTTGGGGGTCGTAGGGTGATTGCCTGCGACGTAGACGAGGAAGCCGTAAGGACTACAAGGCTACGGGTGCGACGGCTCTTTGGACACGACAGGTAA
- the rlmD gene encoding 23S rRNA (uracil(1939)-C(5))-methyltransferase RlmD: MPRKNRLIEFRIERLEFPNKGIGEFEGKSIRIKGGLPGQKITARVSRRRKDYWEAKPVEVIERSPLETQKGCAHIGICGGCSYQALSYEDELKLKHSQVQDLFDKEGLGIKLEEIEPSPIVSGYRNKMEYTFGDEIKDGPLALGLHMKNRFYEVVNTYDCNIVHKDFTIIREAVRNHFDNLGVSFYNKRNHEGVLRHLVIRRAHSTGEILVNLVTSSQEFIDREAFKNILLELRGNINGSITGILHTINDGLGDTVTADSMELLYGKDNIREEILGLRFDISPFSFFQTNTSSAERLYSMAREFAGDKRDRIIFDLYSGTGTIAQMMAAVAKKVIGIEIVEEAVEKARDNAKINGLNNVEFIADDVFHGVEKLEYRPDLIILDPPRDGIHPKSIEKIIDFRPETFVYVSCNPVTLVRDLKIFVEKGYKIKRAKCVDQFPKTPHVETVVLLSHKKPDDFISIKMDYSEDRETQPDRVTYKLIQDYIMKKYGFKVHSAYIAEVKRSLGLPMYDAPNAVEELKHPYKPAPQHKVEAIKDALRHFKVID, from the coding sequence ATGCCCAGAAAGAATAGATTAATTGAATTTAGAATAGAAAGACTTGAGTTCCCAAATAAAGGGATCGGAGAGTTTGAGGGGAAATCAATCAGGATCAAGGGAGGTTTGCCTGGGCAAAAGATTACAGCCAGGGTCTCCAGGAGGCGAAAGGATTATTGGGAGGCAAAGCCTGTCGAGGTTATTGAAAGATCCCCTTTGGAAACTCAGAAAGGTTGTGCTCACATAGGAATTTGCGGGGGATGTTCCTACCAGGCGCTCTCCTATGAGGATGAGCTTAAGCTTAAGCATTCTCAGGTTCAGGATCTGTTTGACAAGGAAGGACTTGGAATAAAGCTTGAGGAAATTGAACCTTCACCCATAGTCAGCGGATATAGAAACAAGATGGAATATACCTTTGGTGACGAAATAAAGGATGGTCCCCTGGCTCTTGGCCTTCACATGAAAAACAGGTTCTATGAAGTTGTAAATACCTATGACTGTAATATAGTCCACAAGGATTTTACTATAATAAGAGAGGCTGTAAGAAACCACTTCGACAATTTGGGAGTATCCTTTTACAATAAGAGAAACCATGAGGGTGTTCTAAGGCACCTTGTTATAAGAAGAGCCCACAGCACAGGAGAGATCCTTGTAAATCTAGTGACTTCAAGCCAAGAGTTCATAGACAGAGAAGCATTTAAAAATATACTCCTTGAATTGAGGGGAAATATTAATGGCAGCATAACCGGAATACTCCACACAATAAATGACGGCCTTGGAGACACGGTAACAGCCGATTCAATGGAGCTTTTATACGGGAAGGACAACATTAGAGAAGAGATCCTGGGTCTCAGGTTCGACATTTCTCCTTTCTCATTTTTCCAGACAAACACTTCGTCGGCGGAAAGATTGTATTCAATGGCAAGGGAATTTGCCGGGGATAAAAGAGACAGGATAATATTCGACCTTTACTCCGGTACAGGGACCATAGCCCAAATGATGGCAGCAGTAGCAAAAAAGGTAATTGGCATAGAAATAGTGGAAGAGGCTGTTGAAAAAGCAAGAGATAATGCCAAGATTAACGGGCTTAACAATGTAGAATTCATAGCTGATGATGTATTCCATGGAGTTGAAAAACTGGAATATAGGCCTGATCTAATAATTCTCGATCCCCCGAGAGATGGAATTCATCCAAAATCCATCGAGAAGATCATAGACTTCAGACCAGAAACCTTTGTATATGTGTCCTGTAACCCTGTGACTCTTGTAAGGGATCTGAAAATATTCGTAGAAAAAGGTTATAAAATAAAAAGAGCTAAATGTGTGGACCAATTTCCAAAAACCCCGCATGTGGAGACGGTTGTTTTATTGTCCCACAAAAAACCTGACGATTTTATCAGCATAAAAATGGACTATAGTGAGGACAGAGAAACCCAGCCAGACCGTGTTACCTATAAGTTGATACAGGATTATATAATGAAAAAGTACGGCTTCAAAGTTCACAGTGCTTATATTGCAGAGGTTAAACGCAGTCTTGGCCTCCCTATGTACGACGCACCAAACGCAGTGGAAGAATTGAAACACCCATATAAACCAGCACCTCAACACAAAGTAGAGGCTATCAAAGATGCACTACGTCATTTCAAGGTAATAGATTAA
- a CDS encoding recombinase family protein: protein MSTIYGYCRCSTDESRQDIDRQRRELRKLGVNDEHIYFEYVSGKKLVKVEWERLLERIEEGDAIATTEVSRISRSTKQLCEIIEIAQERRIKLIIGGLEIDCSKDDPMSRGMILMWGVFAELEAAIISQRVKSGMANAKAKGAVIGRPKTTLDNIPTGFLRHYPKYKSGDLTLTELARVCGISRQTAYKYKTIYEGQ, encoded by the coding sequence ATGAGTACAATCTATGGTTATTGCAGATGTAGTACTGATGAATCAAGACAGGATATTGACCGTCAAAGGCGAGAACTACGGAAACTGGGTGTAAATGACGAACACATCTACTTTGAATACGTAAGTGGCAAGAAACTTGTCAAGGTTGAGTGGGAGAGGCTATTGGAAAGAATTGAGGAAGGCGATGCGATAGCTACTACCGAGGTGAGCCGTATATCAAGGTCTACCAAACAGTTGTGCGAAATTATCGAAATAGCTCAGGAAAGGCGAATAAAACTCATTATAGGAGGTCTGGAAATAGATTGTAGCAAGGATGACCCTATGAGCCGAGGAATGATTCTAATGTGGGGCGTGTTTGCCGAGCTTGAGGCTGCGATTATTTCGCAGAGAGTTAAGTCAGGCATGGCAAATGCTAAGGCAAAGGGTGCTGTGATTGGACGACCTAAAACTACACTGGATAACATACCCACTGGATTTCTTCGCCATTATCCAAAATACAAGTCTGGGGACTTAACCCTTACTGAACTGGCTCGTGTATGTGGTATTAGCAGGCAGACGGCTTACAAATACAAGACGATATATGAAGGCCAATAA